A single genomic interval of Demequina sp. NBRC 110054 harbors:
- the purN gene encoding phosphoribosylglycinamide formyltransferase has protein sequence MPVQRIVVLVSGTGTVMRALLEATLDEAFGARVVAVVSDRADAGGLAIAREAGIATATVSPSDFPDRATWDEALARTIGSFEPDLVVCAGFMRLLGSPVLDRWPNRIVNTHPALLPSYPGAHAVRDALAAGAKVTGCTVMLVDAGVDTGPILAQAAVDVRDNDSEESLHSRIKVIERSLVVDTIGRMVRDGWTLEGRVARLGCLDDKPKEA, from the coding sequence ATGCCTGTTCAGCGGATCGTCGTGCTCGTCTCCGGCACAGGCACGGTGATGCGAGCACTCCTCGAGGCGACTCTCGACGAGGCGTTCGGCGCCCGCGTGGTGGCCGTCGTATCGGATCGCGCGGACGCGGGAGGGCTCGCGATCGCCCGCGAAGCCGGCATCGCGACCGCCACCGTGAGCCCCTCCGACTTCCCCGATCGCGCCACGTGGGACGAGGCGCTCGCCCGCACCATCGGCTCGTTCGAGCCGGACCTCGTGGTCTGCGCGGGCTTCATGCGGCTGCTCGGCTCGCCCGTACTGGACCGCTGGCCGAACCGCATCGTCAACACCCATCCGGCGCTGCTGCCGTCGTATCCCGGCGCGCATGCGGTGCGGGACGCGCTCGCCGCGGGCGCCAAGGTCACGGGCTGCACCGTGATGCTCGTCGACGCAGGCGTGGATACGGGACCGATCCTGGCGCAGGCCGCGGTCGACGTGCGGGACAATGACAGCGAGGAGTCGCTGCACTCGCGGATCAAGGTGATCGAGCGGAGCCTGGTCGTCGACACGATCGGCCGGATGGTGCGCGACGGATGGACTCTCGAAGGTCGGGTCGCGAGACTCGGCTGCCTGGACGACAAGCCCAAGGAGGCATGA
- the purH gene encoding bifunctional phosphoribosylaminoimidazolecarboxamide formyltransferase/IMP cyclohydrolase → MTDRQDVRRALISVYDKTGLEELATGLVAAGVEIVSTGSTAKRIADAGIAVTPVDQVTGFPECLDGRVKTLHPRIHAGILADRRLEDHRAQLEDLDIAPFDLVVVNLYPFAQTVAAGASQDDTIEQIDIGGPSMVRAAAKNHASVAVVVDPADYASVAEGVSGGGFTLAQRRSLAAKAFRHTAEYDIHVASWMGNVVAPDADDAGNPGWIAASFDRIGSLRYGENPHQSAAVYRDPLVSGGLAQAEQLHGKEMSFNNYVDADAAVRAAYDHERPTVAVIKHANPCGIAVGSDIAEAHRRAHATDPVSAFGGVIAANDTITAEAAGQIKDIFTEVVVAPAFEPEALEILSQKKNIRLLKLAHASLPREWRRITGGLLVQATDRIDAPGDAASSWEQVAGGTVSAEVMADLEFAWRACRAVKSNAILLAKDGAAVGIGMGQVNRVDSCRLAVERAGEDRVRGSVAASDAFFPFADGLQVLLDAGVTAVVSPGGSVRDAEVIEAAKAAGIALFHTGTRHFFH, encoded by the coding sequence ATGACGGACCGCCAGGACGTGCGCAGGGCGCTCATCTCGGTGTACGACAAGACCGGGCTCGAGGAGCTCGCCACGGGGCTCGTCGCGGCGGGGGTCGAGATCGTCTCGACGGGCTCGACCGCGAAGCGCATCGCCGACGCGGGCATCGCCGTCACCCCGGTCGACCAGGTCACGGGCTTCCCCGAGTGCCTCGACGGACGCGTGAAGACGCTGCACCCGAGGATCCATGCAGGCATCCTCGCGGATCGCCGGCTCGAGGACCACCGCGCGCAGCTCGAGGACCTCGACATCGCGCCGTTCGACCTCGTCGTGGTCAACCTGTATCCCTTCGCCCAGACGGTGGCTGCGGGAGCGTCCCAGGACGACACGATCGAGCAGATCGACATCGGCGGCCCGTCGATGGTGCGCGCGGCCGCGAAGAACCACGCCTCCGTGGCGGTCGTCGTCGACCCCGCGGACTACGCCTCCGTGGCCGAGGGCGTCTCCGGGGGAGGCTTCACGCTCGCGCAGCGCCGCTCGCTCGCCGCCAAGGCGTTCCGTCACACGGCCGAGTACGACATCCACGTCGCCTCGTGGATGGGCAACGTCGTCGCGCCCGACGCGGACGATGCGGGCAACCCGGGCTGGATCGCCGCGTCGTTCGACCGCATCGGCTCGCTGCGCTACGGCGAGAACCCCCACCAGAGCGCGGCCGTCTACCGCGATCCGCTGGTCTCCGGCGGACTCGCGCAGGCCGAGCAGCTGCACGGCAAGGAGATGAGCTTCAACAACTACGTGGACGCGGACGCGGCGGTCCGCGCGGCGTATGACCACGAGCGCCCGACCGTCGCGGTCATCAAGCACGCGAACCCGTGCGGCATCGCGGTCGGCTCCGACATCGCCGAGGCGCACCGTCGTGCGCACGCGACCGACCCGGTGTCGGCGTTCGGCGGCGTGATCGCCGCCAACGACACGATCACTGCCGAGGCTGCGGGTCAGATCAAGGACATCTTCACCGAGGTCGTCGTCGCGCCCGCCTTCGAGCCCGAGGCCCTCGAGATCCTCTCCCAGAAGAAGAACATCCGCCTGCTCAAGCTCGCCCACGCCTCGCTGCCCCGCGAGTGGCGCCGCATCACCGGAGGCCTCCTCGTGCAGGCCACCGACCGCATCGACGCGCCCGGCGACGCCGCATCGTCCTGGGAGCAGGTGGCCGGCGGCACGGTGTCCGCCGAGGTGATGGCGGACCTCGAGTTCGCGTGGCGCGCGTGTCGCGCGGTGAAGTCCAACGCGATCCTGCTCGCCAAGGACGGCGCGGCCGTCGGCATCGGCATGGGCCAGGTCAACCGCGTCGACTCGTGCCGCCTCGCGGTCGAGCGCGCGGGCGAGGACAGGGTCCGCGGCTCGGTCGCGGCGTCCGACGCGTTCTTCCCGTTCGCCGACGGCCTCCAGGTGCTGCTCGATGCGGGTGTCACCGCCGTGGTCTCGCCGGGAGGCTCCGTGAGGGATGCCGAGGTGATCGAGGCCGCCAAGGCGGCCGGGATCGCGCTGTTCCACACCGGCACCCGGCACTTCTTCCACTGA
- a CDS encoding DUF3017 domain-containing protein yields the protein MSYQQPDTPRVVAVSTLAGVVGAVALSLVAGAQVAVLVMAGACFLGAAARIALPVGRSFAVRRRAIDVGILLVFGAALAFLGLTAPL from the coding sequence ATGAGCTATCAGCAGCCGGACACGCCGCGAGTCGTCGCCGTGTCGACGCTCGCGGGTGTCGTCGGCGCGGTCGCGCTGTCCCTCGTGGCCGGCGCGCAGGTCGCCGTGCTCGTGATGGCCGGCGCGTGCTTCCTGGGCGCTGCGGCGCGCATCGCTCTGCCGGTCGGACGCTCGTTCGCCGTGCGGCGTCGCGCGATCGATGTGGGGATCCTGCTGGTCTTCGGAGCGGCGCTCGCGTTCCTGGGGCTCACGGCGCCGCTCTGA
- a CDS encoding response regulator transcription factor has translation MRIAIVDDDPLVRMGLKAILGSEAGWEVVGEAGDGEAAVALAARERPEVLLMDIRMPGIDGLEATRRIVASGGSTAVLVLTTFEIDEYVFDAMRAGASGFVLKRVPPPELIEAVRVVAAGESLLFPASTRSVIERFAAREPGVTLPELTEREQEVLRALARGRSNGEIAAEMFLAVETVKSHVASILTKLGVRDRTQAVIAAYESGFVAPGETPG, from the coding sequence ATGAGGATCGCGATCGTCGACGACGACCCGCTCGTGCGGATGGGTCTCAAGGCGATCCTCGGCTCCGAGGCGGGCTGGGAGGTCGTCGGCGAGGCGGGCGACGGAGAGGCGGCCGTGGCGCTCGCGGCACGCGAGCGGCCCGAGGTCCTCCTCATGGACATCCGGATGCCCGGCATCGATGGTCTTGAGGCCACGCGCCGCATCGTCGCCTCCGGCGGCTCGACCGCGGTGCTCGTGCTCACGACGTTCGAGATCGACGAGTACGTCTTCGACGCGATGCGCGCGGGTGCGTCGGGCTTCGTCCTCAAGCGGGTCCCGCCGCCGGAGCTCATCGAGGCCGTCCGGGTGGTCGCCGCGGGGGAGTCGCTGCTGTTCCCCGCGTCGACGCGCAGCGTGATCGAGCGCTTCGCCGCGCGCGAGCCTGGGGTCACCCTTCCGGAGCTGACCGAGCGCGAGCAGGAGGTCCTGCGCGCGCTCGCGAGGGGAAGGTCCAACGGCGAGATCGCCGCCGAGATGTTCCTGGCCGTCGAGACCGTGAAGTCCCACGTCGCGTCGATCCTCACCAAGCTCGGCGTGCGGGACCGCACGCAGGCGGTGATCGCCGCGTACGAGAGCGGCTTCGTCGCGCCGGGCGAGACGCCGGGCTGA
- the sucC gene encoding ADP-forming succinate--CoA ligase subunit beta produces MDLYEYQARDVFEKHGVPVLPGIVATTPAEARAAADELGGTVVVKAQVKTGGRGKAGGVKVVHSPEEAEAAAEAILGMDIKGHTVHRVMIAAGARIAQEFYFSVLLDRAERRYLAMCSYEGGMEIEELAVERPEALAKVAIDPIEGIDKTKALEIVAAASFPEELRTKVADVIVRLWHVYKNEDATLVEVNPLVLTDDGEVIALDGKVSLDENAEFRHEDHAALEDKAAADPLEAKAKHMNLNYVKLDGSVGIIGNGAGLVMSTLDVVAYAGEQFGGVKPANFLDIGGGASAEVMANGLDVILHDPQVKSVFVNVFGGITSCVAVADGIVGALQTLGDEATKPLVVRLDGNAVEEGRAILAAANHPLVTIVETMDGAAAKAAELAAA; encoded by the coding sequence ATGGACCTGTACGAGTACCAGGCCCGTGATGTCTTCGAGAAGCACGGGGTCCCCGTGCTGCCGGGCATCGTGGCCACCACCCCTGCCGAGGCGCGCGCGGCAGCCGACGAGCTCGGCGGCACCGTCGTCGTGAAGGCCCAGGTGAAGACCGGTGGCCGCGGCAAGGCGGGAGGTGTGAAGGTCGTCCACTCGCCCGAGGAGGCCGAGGCCGCCGCCGAGGCGATCCTGGGGATGGACATCAAGGGGCACACGGTCCACCGCGTGATGATCGCCGCGGGTGCCCGCATCGCCCAGGAGTTCTACTTCTCCGTCCTCCTCGACCGTGCCGAGCGTCGCTACCTCGCGATGTGCTCATACGAGGGCGGCATGGAGATCGAGGAGCTCGCGGTCGAGCGCCCCGAGGCGCTCGCGAAGGTCGCCATCGACCCGATCGAGGGCATCGACAAGACCAAGGCGCTTGAGATCGTCGCTGCCGCGAGCTTCCCCGAGGAGCTGCGCACCAAGGTCGCCGACGTCATCGTCCGCCTGTGGCACGTCTACAAGAACGAGGACGCGACGCTCGTCGAGGTGAACCCCCTGGTCCTCACGGACGACGGCGAGGTCATCGCCCTCGACGGCAAGGTGTCGCTCGACGAGAACGCCGAGTTCCGCCACGAGGACCACGCCGCGCTCGAGGACAAGGCCGCCGCGGACCCCCTCGAGGCCAAGGCGAAGCACATGAACCTCAACTATGTGAAGCTCGACGGATCCGTGGGGATCATCGGCAACGGCGCGGGCCTCGTGATGTCGACGCTCGACGTGGTGGCATACGCGGGTGAGCAGTTCGGCGGCGTCAAGCCCGCGAACTTCCTCGACATCGGAGGTGGCGCCTCCGCCGAGGTGATGGCCAATGGCCTCGACGTCATCCTCCACGACCCGCAGGTGAAGAGCGTGTTCGTGAACGTCTTCGGCGGCATCACCTCGTGCGTGGCCGTCGCCGACGGCATCGTCGGCGCGCTCCAGACGCTCGGCGACGAGGCGACCAAGCCGCTCGTCGTCCGCCTGGACGGCAACGCCGTCGAGGAGGGGCGCGCGATCCTCGCGGCCGCCAACCACCCGCTCGTGACCATCGTCGAGACCATGGACGGCGCCGCGGCCAAGGCCGCCGAGCTGGCCGCCGCATAA
- a CDS encoding DUF6350 family protein, whose translation MTASSAGSRAPRSLAGDLPGWASGLVTGAIAAAVSLLVVVAPTLAALATAPADGTDTDWGAGILAAMRIWLLGLGVPAATSLGTYSLVPLGLTLLILGILVATAQRFLLRSWDAVGLAIVAFTTLAGFVASFAWRDADDPSALIVRAVLGALLVSAPGIFAGRVRAYGLTIDAIDLVPPSVRTGVRSALSGLALVVVLAAGAGAVGAIRGAATMAETVTALDAGAVGSTVLAIAQLAYVPTLVIWMMAWVSGVGFGVGDGSVYAPAAIETGALPEVPLLAALPQSSGGLLVWTPVVLVAMGAAVRIVMRRRIRTWREDLVALGASAVVTLLVAAGTMRLAAGAVGSGRLAEVGPPVWAAAGAISGLLLAGHVLVGGVAAGLAGWRHRGDAPSEPVDLPQPAVGSSTP comes from the coding sequence ATGACTGCCTCCTCCGCCGGCTCCCGCGCGCCCCGTAGCCTCGCGGGCGACCTGCCGGGCTGGGCGAGCGGCCTGGTCACCGGCGCGATCGCCGCCGCAGTCTCCCTGCTGGTGGTGGTCGCGCCCACGCTCGCGGCGCTCGCGACCGCGCCCGCCGACGGGACCGACACCGACTGGGGTGCGGGGATCCTCGCGGCGATGCGGATCTGGCTCCTGGGCCTGGGAGTGCCCGCGGCCACCTCCCTCGGCACCTACTCCTTGGTCCCGCTCGGGCTGACCCTGCTGATCCTGGGGATCCTCGTCGCGACCGCGCAGCGGTTCCTGCTGCGCTCGTGGGATGCGGTCGGCCTCGCGATCGTGGCGTTCACGACGCTCGCCGGCTTCGTGGCCTCATTCGCATGGAGGGACGCCGACGACCCCTCCGCCCTGATCGTCCGCGCCGTTCTCGGCGCGCTCCTCGTGAGCGCGCCGGGCATCTTCGCGGGCCGGGTGCGCGCCTACGGGCTCACGATCGACGCGATCGACCTGGTCCCGCCGTCGGTGCGGACGGGAGTCCGCTCCGCGCTGTCGGGCCTCGCGCTGGTCGTCGTGCTCGCGGCGGGCGCGGGTGCGGTCGGCGCGATCCGCGGCGCCGCGACGATGGCGGAGACCGTGACGGCGCTCGACGCCGGCGCCGTCGGATCGACCGTGCTGGCGATCGCGCAGCTGGCCTATGTGCCCACCCTCGTCATCTGGATGATGGCGTGGGTCTCGGGGGTGGGCTTCGGCGTCGGTGACGGGAGCGTCTACGCGCCCGCGGCGATCGAGACCGGCGCGCTGCCGGAGGTCCCGCTGCTCGCCGCGCTGCCGCAGTCGTCGGGGGGCCTGCTGGTGTGGACGCCCGTCGTGCTCGTGGCGATGGGGGCGGCCGTGAGGATCGTGATGCGGCGCAGGATCCGCACCTGGCGCGAGGATCTCGTGGCGCTGGGCGCGTCAGCCGTGGTGACGCTCCTGGTCGCGGCAGGGACGATGCGGCTCGCGGCGGGCGCGGTCGGCTCGGGCCGGCTCGCAGAGGTCGGACCACCGGTGTGGGCCGCGGCAGGCGCGATCTCCGGGCTCCTGCTCGCGGGGCACGTGCTTGTCGGTGGTGTCGCGGCCGGGCTGGCAGGGTGGCGCCATCGGGGCGACGCGCCGTCCGAGCCGGTGGACCTGCCTCAGCCGGCGGTCGGCAGCTCGACGCCGTAG
- the sucD gene encoding succinate--CoA ligase subunit alpha, whose translation MAIFLTKDSKVIVQGMTGSEGMKHTQRMLASGTNIVGGVNPRKAGAEVEFPGDVTVPVFGTVAEAMAATGADVSVLFVPPAFTKSAVMEAVDAGMPLAVIITEGVPVADTAEFFTYAQSKGTRLIGPNCPGLITPGESNVGITPASITGPGKIGLVSKSGTLTYQMLFELREIGFSTAVGIGGDPIVGTTHIDCLEAFENDPDTAAIVMIGEIGGDAEERAAAYIKEHVSKPVVGYVAGFEAPEGKTMGHAGAIVSGSAGTAQAKKEALEAAGVKVGKTPSETAQLMREILG comes from the coding sequence ATGGCGATCTTCCTCACCAAGGACTCCAAGGTCATCGTCCAGGGCATGACCGGCTCCGAGGGCATGAAGCACACCCAGCGCATGCTTGCCTCGGGCACGAACATCGTCGGCGGCGTCAACCCGCGCAAGGCGGGCGCCGAGGTCGAGTTCCCGGGTGACGTCACCGTCCCCGTGTTCGGCACGGTCGCCGAGGCGATGGCCGCCACCGGCGCCGACGTCTCCGTGCTCTTCGTGCCGCCCGCCTTCACCAAGTCGGCCGTCATGGAGGCCGTCGACGCGGGCATGCCCCTCGCGGTCATCATCACCGAGGGCGTGCCCGTCGCGGACACCGCCGAGTTCTTCACCTACGCTCAGTCCAAGGGCACGCGCCTCATCGGCCCCAACTGCCCCGGGCTCATCACGCCGGGAGAGTCGAACGTCGGCATCACGCCCGCGTCGATCACCGGTCCCGGCAAGATCGGCCTCGTCTCGAAGTCGGGCACTCTGACCTACCAGATGCTCTTCGAGCTGCGCGAGATCGGCTTCTCCACCGCGGTGGGCATCGGCGGCGACCCGATCGTCGGCACCACCCACATCGACTGCCTCGAGGCTTTCGAGAACGACCCCGACACCGCCGCGATCGTGATGATCGGCGAGATCGGCGGCGACGCCGAGGAGCGCGCGGCGGCGTACATCAAGGAGCACGTCTCCAAGCCGGTCGTCGGCTACGTCGCGGGCTTCGAGGCGCCCGAGGGCAAGACGATGGGCCACGCCGGCGCGATCGTGTCGGGCTCTGCCGGCACCGCGCAGGCCAAGAAGGAGGCCCTCGAGGCCGCCGGGGTCAAGGTCGGCAAGACGCCGTCCGAGACCGCCCAGCTCATGCGCGAGATCCTCGGCTAG